The following are encoded together in the Lactuca sativa cultivar Salinas chromosome 1, Lsat_Salinas_v11, whole genome shotgun sequence genome:
- the LOC111905529 gene encoding uncharacterized protein LOC111905529 isoform X2 has product MGSACSESHRRTLEKGNVIIYELIDKYGISNVTHATKYYEIAVERGFTRGRRTNQVAAACLYVACREKEKPFLLIEFSSELGVSVYELGTVYLLLCKLLSLQDHPFVQKPVDPSLFMHRYTSGLIKGDGSKQVLNTALHLAVSMKRDWIQTGRKPSGICAAAIYVSSVLHGHNFSRADVVKTVHICEATLQKRLIEFENTEAGSLSIDEFTNKAKEYEKEMQSCKQSSNELKMPELNEVVCQHKSNAVQSGFGLCKDCYLEFCGGLYGSEPPAFQRAELERLANQSVDENDKGSLTEPQCASPSLGKVENVGDTQETSESQKDDPAPAASVDETDTLSDIDDSEVSCYLNNEEESRFKKIIWEQMNKEYMQEQAAKEAAAAAARKLYTGTSEEIREAQALAAAAAEAVASKREKDKKRRALEAKNAKPAQSAAEAASQLFTKKKLSSKINYDAMNSLFDDEPSPKKNRVEDDDNGKGEELGKGDDGEGEEDNNDEWNYEQEMSGYEYDYDANEYDEEY; this is encoded by the exons ATGGGAAGTGCTTGTTCAGAGTCACACAGAAGAACCTTGGAGAAAG GGAATGTGATAATATATGAGCTGATAGACAAATATGGGATTAGCAATGTCACACATGCCACCAAATATTATGAG ATAGCTGTTGAACGTGGTTTTACAAGAGGGCGTAGAACAAATCAAGTTGCAGCTGCTTGCCTTTATGTTGCCTGTAG GGAAAAAGAGAAACCATTTCTGCTTATTGAATTTTCCAGTGAATTGGGTGTTAGTGT GTATGAATTGGGAACTGTttatttactactttgcaagcTATTAAGCCTCCAAGATCATCCTTTTGTTCAAAAACCAGTTGACCCTAGTCTTTTTATGCATAGATACACAAGTG GACTAATTAAAGGAGATGGAAGTAAGCAAGTTTTGAACACTGCATTACACCTTGCAGTTAGCATGAAAAGAGACTGGATTCAG ACAGGGAGAAAACCTAGTGGGATATGTGCAGCAGCTATATACGTGTCTTCTGTGTTACATGGCCATAATTTTTCAAGAGCAGATGTT GTTAAAACTGTACATATATGTGAAGCAACATTGCAAAAGAGATTGATTGAGTTTGAAAATACAGAAGCTGGGAGTTTATCT attgaTGAGTTTACTAATAAAGCAAAGGAGTATGAGAAGGAAATGCAATCATGCAAACAGAGTTCTAATGAGTTAAAGATGCCTGAATTGAATGAAGTTGTTTGTCAACATAAAAGCAATGCAGTTCAATCAGGTTTTGGGCTTTGTAAAGATTGTTATTTGGagttttgtggtggactttatgGTTCAGAGCCTCCAGCTTTTCAAAGGGCAGAATTGGAAAGATTAGCAAATCAATCtgtggatgaaaatgataaaggcTCTTTAACAGAGCCCCAATGTGCTT CTCCCAGCCTTGGAAAAGTGGAGAATGTTGGAGACACTCAAGAGACTTCTGAAAGCCAAAAAGACGATCCTGCCCCTGCTGCTTCTGTTGATGAAACAGATACCCTTTCTGATATTGATGATTCTGAG GTGAGCTGCTACCTTAACAATGAGGAAGAAAGCCGGTTTAAGAAGATAATATGGGAACAGATGAACAAAGAGTACATGCAG gagCAAGCTGCTAAAGAAGCTGCAGCTGCAGCTGCACGTAAGCTTTATACAGGAACTTCAGAGGAAATTCGGGAAGCTCAGGCACTTGCTGCTGCTGCAGCTGAAGCTGTTGCTAGCAAAAGAgag AAAGACAAAAAAAGACGAGCATTGGAAGCTAAGAATGCTAAGCCTGCCCAATCCGCTGCAGAAGCTGCTAGTCAACTTTTCACCAAGAAG AAGCTAAGTTCAAAAATCAATTATGATGCAATGAACAGTCTCTTTGATGATGAG CCGAGTCCGAAAAAGAACCGTGTTGAGGATGATGATAATGGGAAGGGGGAAGAATTAGGAAAGGGAGATGATGGGGAGGGAGAAGAAGATAATAATGATGAATGGAACTATGAACAAGAAATGAGTGGTTATGAGTATGATTATGATGCCAATGAATATGATGAAGAGTATTGA
- the LOC111905529 gene encoding transcription factor IIIB 60 kDa subunit isoform X1, producing the protein MTWCPHCAKNSETHRDYTTGSVCCVDCGKVVSQDLYTEDVTFVKDAGGGAHLAGNLVKMGSACSESHRRTLEKGNVIIYELIDKYGISNVTHATKYYEIAVERGFTRGRRTNQVAAACLYVACREKEKPFLLIEFSSELGVSVYELGTVYLLLCKLLSLQDHPFVQKPVDPSLFMHRYTSGLIKGDGSKQVLNTALHLAVSMKRDWIQTGRKPSGICAAAIYVSSVLHGHNFSRADVVKTVHICEATLQKRLIEFENTEAGSLSIDEFTNKAKEYEKEMQSCKQSSNELKMPELNEVVCQHKSNAVQSGFGLCKDCYLEFCGGLYGSEPPAFQRAELERLANQSVDENDKGSLTEPQCASPSLGKVENVGDTQETSESQKDDPAPAASVDETDTLSDIDDSEVSCYLNNEEESRFKKIIWEQMNKEYMQEQAAKEAAAAAARKLYTGTSEEIREAQALAAAAAEAVASKREKDKKRRALEAKNAKPAQSAAEAASQLFTKKKLSSKINYDAMNSLFDDEPSPKKNRVEDDDNGKGEELGKGDDGEGEEDNNDEWNYEQEMSGYEYDYDANEYDEEY; encoded by the exons ATGACTTGGTGTCCTCATTGTGCAAAAAACAGTGAGACACATCGTGATTATACCACAGGAAGCGT ATGTTGTGTTGATTGTGGGAAAGTAGTATCTCAAGATCTATACACAGAAGATGTCACTTTTGTTAAAGATGCAGGAGGAGGG GCTCATCTTGCAGGAAACCTTGTCAAAATGGGAAGTGCTTGTTCAGAGTCACACAGAAGAACCTTGGAGAAAG GGAATGTGATAATATATGAGCTGATAGACAAATATGGGATTAGCAATGTCACACATGCCACCAAATATTATGAG ATAGCTGTTGAACGTGGTTTTACAAGAGGGCGTAGAACAAATCAAGTTGCAGCTGCTTGCCTTTATGTTGCCTGTAG GGAAAAAGAGAAACCATTTCTGCTTATTGAATTTTCCAGTGAATTGGGTGTTAGTGT GTATGAATTGGGAACTGTttatttactactttgcaagcTATTAAGCCTCCAAGATCATCCTTTTGTTCAAAAACCAGTTGACCCTAGTCTTTTTATGCATAGATACACAAGTG GACTAATTAAAGGAGATGGAAGTAAGCAAGTTTTGAACACTGCATTACACCTTGCAGTTAGCATGAAAAGAGACTGGATTCAG ACAGGGAGAAAACCTAGTGGGATATGTGCAGCAGCTATATACGTGTCTTCTGTGTTACATGGCCATAATTTTTCAAGAGCAGATGTT GTTAAAACTGTACATATATGTGAAGCAACATTGCAAAAGAGATTGATTGAGTTTGAAAATACAGAAGCTGGGAGTTTATCT attgaTGAGTTTACTAATAAAGCAAAGGAGTATGAGAAGGAAATGCAATCATGCAAACAGAGTTCTAATGAGTTAAAGATGCCTGAATTGAATGAAGTTGTTTGTCAACATAAAAGCAATGCAGTTCAATCAGGTTTTGGGCTTTGTAAAGATTGTTATTTGGagttttgtggtggactttatgGTTCAGAGCCTCCAGCTTTTCAAAGGGCAGAATTGGAAAGATTAGCAAATCAATCtgtggatgaaaatgataaaggcTCTTTAACAGAGCCCCAATGTGCTT CTCCCAGCCTTGGAAAAGTGGAGAATGTTGGAGACACTCAAGAGACTTCTGAAAGCCAAAAAGACGATCCTGCCCCTGCTGCTTCTGTTGATGAAACAGATACCCTTTCTGATATTGATGATTCTGAG GTGAGCTGCTACCTTAACAATGAGGAAGAAAGCCGGTTTAAGAAGATAATATGGGAACAGATGAACAAAGAGTACATGCAG gagCAAGCTGCTAAAGAAGCTGCAGCTGCAGCTGCACGTAAGCTTTATACAGGAACTTCAGAGGAAATTCGGGAAGCTCAGGCACTTGCTGCTGCTGCAGCTGAAGCTGTTGCTAGCAAAAGAgag AAAGACAAAAAAAGACGAGCATTGGAAGCTAAGAATGCTAAGCCTGCCCAATCCGCTGCAGAAGCTGCTAGTCAACTTTTCACCAAGAAG AAGCTAAGTTCAAAAATCAATTATGATGCAATGAACAGTCTCTTTGATGATGAG CCGAGTCCGAAAAAGAACCGTGTTGAGGATGATGATAATGGGAAGGGGGAAGAATTAGGAAAGGGAGATGATGGGGAGGGAGAAGAAGATAATAATGATGAATGGAACTATGAACAAGAAATGAGTGGTTATGAGTATGATTATGATGCCAATGAATATGATGAAGAGTATTGA